CTAGAAACATACGTGATCCGTCACTAGCCCAACAATATGTCCCTCCAGCCCCAGAATGGAGCAAGGCAGTTGGGATTTCCGCGTCTGCGAGGAAACAGAGCAAAGTATACAGTGAATCAAGGTCCCTTTGCCGTATTCGAGACGGTGCTGTGCCAAAATTTGTAAAGTTTTCAGAAGGGGGGGTTAGTAAGGTGTTTGCGTGCTGTGATGAAACAGGAGCACCTTCAACTGCCTTCTCGTATTCCCCCATGATTGGAGGGCTATTGCCATTGTTGGGCAGTGCGCGAACAGAGATCTGTGCTGCATAATGAGTTAACCATAGTCATCCAGGCTTCAAGGCTCGAACTCACTAGGGTAATCCAAGATATTGCAAAGACTTGTCCTTGCATATTCCGAGGCGCCTGTTGCCGCTAACACCACATTTGAATCCCATAATTCTTTCAATACTCCCGGAACTTTTGCTTGCACGGAACCTTCCAATCTGACGCGGGATGAGAAGCAATTTTTAGCTACAGGTCGAGTATACTGACTTGGATCGGGATGAGGAGAGGGCATAGAGAAGCCCAAGCGAAACACGTTTGACTTCGGGAAAGAGCGATTCAGCATGATTGAAGATCGTCAACCACCTCTCTCCAATATATATTCCCTTCCGTAGCGAGTCTGTAACGTGTCGGGGATATCCGTACAACTTAGCCACGTCCGATACAAGCGTTCCTGACTCTTTGCCTGCGGAaaccttgatgatggctAATGCGACCTGATGGAGCAGCTTTTTTCTATACCAATATTCCAGGCGTTGTTCGAATTCTTTAGTTTTTCGCTCAACACGATACAGTTGGCATTTGCGTTCTTCAGGACATAAGGTTTTAAAGAACTCTGATAGCTGCTTAATACCGACCTCCTCTGTGATGGAAGGAATAACCGCCTGGCCGAGCTCGTCTTCAACTGGTGTGTGGAAAGGACTTGTCGCGTTGTGTTGGTTTGATGAAGAGTAACAAGTCTGGACGAAGAGATGCGGCGCCTTCCGATACGTTTGCTGTAGGAGATGGAGCTACTCAATATTAGCGATACAGAACCGGACGATTTTCTGCCCAATACTGTGCTCACATCTGAGTAAGTGAGAATATCAAAGCGTTCCTGTAGAAGCTTTTCGTGGAGAAGCATGCTGAAGTTAGGGCGAAAGTATGCGTGATTTAATCGCCCTCCAAGTTGGGCCGGCACGTTTTTCCGTACTCCAGCTCCATCATTTTCTCCCCTGGTTTTACTACGTAATCTGGCCAAGCGCGCAGAGCCGGAAGCGGCACGGGATTTATCCGTACAAAGTACCGCGAAACCTCCTGACTTACGTCATATTATTATTCAATCTTACTTACTTACCCCCCTTCGATAGTGTCTGTCTCCTGCCTGATTGTTATTGTAGATGGAGTTAACCGTGAGTGTGTTGTTACTCTATTCCAGAATGCTCCCTGTTGAACTTGAATCGCACGTGGATCACGACACATGATGCTTCATCGCGGGATGAGAGTTGAGGTAAAGAGCGCCATAGGCAGGGTCTCGTAACCGAGGGAGGTTAGCCGTGCGTAGATTGTAGTCTACATCACCAACGCACTAAGACGTAATTGCACTAGATTGCAGCCATGGTCTTGCCACAGGGCCAACCTCCAGCAGCCCcgttttcttttcttttgctcGCTGCAAGTCCAGCCAAATCTGCCGCCCTACCTGCTTATGGGAGTGTAGAGAACATGTTAGATACGCACAAATTCGATGGGGTGAAACGCCTCACggacagactgatcaaagaatcaagtcgacaATTAAGTCAACaatcaataacatcacaacattcaGCTCCACTTggatacactcaccccatcgtattcGTGAGCATCTAAGaattcccagccgccaatctaacagAACATTGCCCCGGTGAACAGTAAGAATGCACCAACATATGGCCCGTGCTTCATGCCCACCATTGATGGATCGGCTTCTCCCTGACAAACCGCCAAGCAATCTACATATTACCAAcctccatgatgaatgtCCACGACAGGGTGTGGATCCAGCCATTGGGTTTGATTTGACGATGTCCGGTGTCGAGACGGCATTCATTCTCATCAGAACTGGCTGTGCTTCTTCAACCTACATACAGACGTGCATGCGTTTGTTTATCTGGTTGGTTGACATGTATGATAAGCTTGATGTTAACCTCCCTCAGGTCGCATTGGGTACGGTTCATAACAGCCGAACTTCAACCGCTAACATCAACCAATCCTTATTACATGGCCGCTAACATGGGTCGCGTTAgcatcaatcaatcacccTTTACCTGGGAGGGAATACGGGGTAACAAATTCACAGTAGCCTGCAATAATGATGGGATGCTAAGCAAAATTCACTGCAAGTCACTTTCTATCAAATGCCTCATGGCGATTGGCTTGCTCACTTATCGGGAGATACGTTTCTATCTAAGTCAAGTCGATAACCCAGAGTATTTTATCCCGTCAACGGGTCTAACATGTAGCTGGATGTATGTACATGGGGTTAACATGACAAAGCTGACTTGAACACCCTGGATACCACCCACAGTCTTGCCAAGTGCCTCAGTCACTGAACGCAATCAAATCTCAAATCTTGAAGCATGTCAATTTGTTATTCTGCTGTATTAATATTcgtgatgttgttgaagtcCCCTGATGCTAAAAATCGAGGTATGATCCGATGATTGCTGTATTAGGAAGTCTTATCGATAGCCTACTTACCCACGCATAAGGCAACGAGGCTGCGAACCCAGGCTGTAAAAGCTCACATGCGCTGCCCCTGAACAGCAGAACCAATTGCTTCAGCAACTTTCGGCGCTACgtttccttctcctccatcttcgaCATACGCACGCTCCATCGCATGCCTCCTAATAGTCATCCTCCGTGTCACTCTGAGTGACACCGATTAGATCAACCTCAGTCCTCTTCCTCACGTGTTGAGCCAATGCCTGTTACTCCGCCTCCAACAGCCCCCACTTCGGTTCCACCACCGGACcaaacaccagcaccaacatCGGCCTTAACATCGACTTCAACATCGACCCCAACGCCGGCTCCAACACTGGCTCCCACTCTAACTTGGCCTTCGGCGTCGATGTCGGCCCAGAAGCAGGGCGCAGTTCAACCAGTGCATAATTGGTACACCAACCCCAAGACCAACGATGATCACGCGGCAGTGAGCCATGTCAAGTTCATGAACAAGTATTGGCCGAATGGCCAGGCTGGTTGGGCCAAGCAGCCCTTCATCCAGACTTTCCCACCAAGCAAGCGCATTGTTAGTCAACTTCACAGCATCACGGTCCTCTGCCTCTATTTTGAAATGGACCTGCAGAGTCTATATGAGCTTGATGGTTACATTTACAACGCTGTCAGACTCGGAAGCTCACTCAGGCAAATGAACTGCGGACGGGCTCTTGATTGCATCAAAAAGGCAAAAGGCTTTGAGAGACCAGTGCACAGGTCTATCTTACACGGAAAACAGGATGGCAGATTTGACAACGACATCTGGGGCTTTGACCCTAAGGAAGCCGCCGAAGCCGAGCATTCCGATGACTTACCAACCGTTGACGACATGGCTGCAGAGGTCAACATCAAGAGGCCCCTGAAAAGGCCCTCTATCCCCGGGTCAATCAAGCGACAACGATCCGGGAGTACTACACCTGCCCGAGACTCGAGTGCAGTGGAGTCGATTGATCTTATACAAGAGGACAGTGACCACGATTCGCAGTCCGCCACCTCACATCTCCACCCGATTGAGGACAGAGCCAAACAGAAAATCTCGGACCCCACTGCGTGGCTTTGCGATGAGAGTATCGACCGGAGTGTCAGGCAAATTTTGCTTTACCATAGCCGCTCTAACTTTGCCTGGCGGCATCCGCTTTGGCTCAATGTGCGGGGAGTCAATCACGAGAAGAAAGAGCTTCGCGGTAAATTTCCGAAAGATTCTAGAATAGTCTTTTGTCCGGTCCGCACCGCCTCGCACTGGTCGTTGGTTGTCATCTATCAAGAAAACGGCATATGTGTCAAAGCGGAGCATTACGACGGTATGGCCAGCCCCTCTCGCACCCAGGACATCGAAAAGGCGCTTAAGGAAATGCTGGGAGATATCAAGCTTCTCTTGATTGTAGGTATTGGATGAATCGTGCCCGAATTCGAATGCTGGCTGATCTTTGAAGGATGATTTTAAACAAAGGGATGGGTATAACTGCGGTGTCTTTGTCATCTCCGCCGTCGAACACTTAGTCCTGGGAATACAGATTCCACGAGATTTGGACCTTGCCAAAGAAAGGCAGAAATGGCGGGACAGACTACCTCCTTCTCCCTTTCTCAACCGCGAGACCTCATCATCGCACAAGCTGCCGACCCTGGAGCTCCCGAACCACCAATCCCTAGTGTCTGGAACCCATTCTCTAGAGCCCGCGTCAAGCTCTGACAATCCTTCCCTCGCCAAGGATGAGATTCTAGAGCGGATTCAACAGGTCAAAGACAGCATTCAGGGCAAGCAAAACGCCCTCAGTAAGATGCAAGATCGCGAGACTTTCAGAACGAGATTTGGCTCGAAAATGGCCGACGTCCGTGGATTAGTCGAAGGTGGCGACTTTTGGAACGAcaaagaagaacagaagCAGCTTCTAGACGCCATCGAAGTAGTTCATAAGCTTCAGGAGAGGTTCGAGTCACAAGTCTTCCGTGGCGAGTCGAAGACCCAGGTTGATCAAGATATCAAGGATCTTAAAGCTCAGATAAATGATCTGCATCGGAAACGTGTCGCAATCATCCAGAAGGAGGTTCAAGAGGCCGAGACCAAGGCCCGACATTTGAAGCTCGCTCTACTGGAGGCCAAAAAAGCACAGGAGGAAGCAGGGTTCAAATCCACGACACTCCACGACACATTTGTGAATATGGCGTGGATATGGATGCTGACTAATAACTTCGATGTGGAATGGGTGGAAATGGATCCATTATGGAAATGAATCCATATTGTGGAATTTGTGGAATGGAAACCTACTTTGTCTAACAATGGTAATTAGTGGATCGCATCCATGCCTTGGTGACGTCGATGTTTTTGTCACTCGTCCATTAGAATCCTATCTAGCGACCCGATCAAACCGGCGCGCAACCAACTCCGTAGTGTCTGGCAAAGCCCAATTGTACTGGCATCTAGCCTATTGCGGCTCTTGGTAACCATGCGGCCAGTGGTCGAGAATAGCCTCTCACACTCGGCTGACATTGGTGGCACAGTAAGCAGATCCAAGGCCATCCTAGACAACCGGGGGTATTTGAGTCGCCTTATGTGCCAGTATTCGTAGGGATCTGTGACAGAAGCATCAGCATCCTCGATATCACGCTGCCACTGCTCGTATTCATCAAGATCCAGACCGCCAACTGAGGACCTAGGGGATTGAGCTGGGGATCGAATTGGCGACTCGGTAACAGAAATCCCTCCAGTCGTCAGTCCTCGCTTCTTTGTGCGCCACGCTGTGAACTTGTTTCTTGAGGTCTTCAGCCGCTTATTGGCAGGCAACTCAATCTCTGGGTCATCAACCTCCAGGTCCCTATACTCTCTCTCCCAGAGATCCTGGACCATCTCCTTCGCCTTGGTAATCCACAATTGTCTTTCGTCGTCGTCTCCCCACAAATCGTCAAACAGTGCCCACCGGTAGGCAGGATGAAGAACTGCAGCGCCATAGATCAGGGGGCTATCATTCAGGTGCTCGTAGTATTCGTTCAATTTGAGCCAACCCaggttgatgttgacagCGAGGTGATGGCCGTGCGGAAAATTGGCGACTGCTCTTTTCGCGGATTCGAGGGTTTCGAGAAGAAATTCGTACGCGTGAATAAGATCCCAGCTTGTTCCTGTACAAGCCATCTGTTAAAATAAGAATCGGGCCGCTTTTGAGAAGTCTAAGGCTTACCAGACAGTGGAGGGTCGATCTCGTTTTCCTCGACCTTTCTCCGGTGTTTTCCCTGTCCATCGCCCTCAAGGCCTCTCACAACCAGCTGGAAGTCAAGCAAAATGTCGTAAAGAGTCCCGAGCACATGCCAATCATCAGGTGTCATGCGATTCTCTTCCTTCAGGAAGAAGGGCAGCTTGGAGCCCTTTTTGATGTGGCCAGCTCTCGTCAAGTTGACCTTCTCCCACTCGTTTGACGCTCTCTGGACAAAAGAATTATAAAATGGCCTCAAGAGGAGAGCGCGTTCAATCATCGAGAATTGAGAAAGCCACCGGGTAGCATTGTCGACCACAACTCCAACTGGACGGTGTTTCTTGAGCTGAGCGTCATCAGAGAGTTGGCTCTCGACAGCCTGTACCTTCTTGAGCATATCGGTCCACGTGTCCGATCTGCTCACCTCCTAGGTCTTCGTGAGTATAACAAATAAAGCCGGGGACTCAGCCACCTACAACAGCAAAGTTATGCCATTTTCCAACAGAGCCTCGCCTCCTCCAGACTTCATGCTCCTTCGCTGCCGTGTGAAGTCCTTCGAAGACCTCTTTCTCGAAAGCATCCGGGTTCTTGCCATACAGCATCTGTTTCACTACTATGTTGACAACGTGGCCAACGCAGCGAACCCATCGCTTCTCCCAGTCGAAGCCAAACTCTAATCCAAGCTCCCCCATCGAGGTTTTATTGTTACCGGCATTATCCAATGTGAAATACCCGAGTTTATCGCTGATCTCGTACTCCCGAATGATCTCGATAATCTGCCCGGCGATATTCTCGCCTGTGTGCCGCTCTGTAAGCTCAGGCAGTCCGAGGACACACTTCTGTGGCCGATTATTTGAATCCCGAAACACACATGTGATGCCGTATAAGGCGTGTCGGTTACCAGACTTCCAGCCATCGTACTGGATATGGATCTGTCCCGGACTCTTTCGCAAAGCATCTTTCACTCTTTCCATGTTGTTGGTAAATTCTCGTTCTGCGATGGCACGCACGGTCACGTCAGTAATGTTAGCTTTTGTGATCTCGACAGATGGATTGAGGTAGTTGAAGATGtctcgaagatcttgatCGTTGACGATCGAGAAGGATTGGTTAGAGTTGACAATCCAGTTGACAAGTTTCTGCTGGAATACAGTTTTGTCGAAACGTTTGATCAAGGTATTGATCAAATCTTGTTCCTTCGGCTCCTTCGGGTTCAACTGTAGGATTGTTGCAATGGACTGATGTGCTTTCTCGGATGCCTTTGTAGGCTTTTGCCTCTTGCCTGTCGGATCCATGATGCCATTGTGGTCCGTGTACAGGTGACCCTCAGCGTTCTGCAACCCTTTGATGGCGTAACTCTTTGGCCTCGGCCGCTTTTGCTTGATGCAAAGGCAACACACCCATCGGCGTTCCCCCTTATCGGCATGCTGGATATCGTAGCCGAACTGATATACCCATTGACGCACTTGGCCGTCTCTCTCCGTCAAGGTCCAGCCTTTGTAGAGCTGAAAGAGTCGTTGATTGTCTTCTTCTGTACGTTCTGGAACGGGTGTGGTTGACTTGGTAGGATGAAGGGTGGCCATTTCGGTTTGGAGTAGTCAGGGCGTGAGTAATAGTAAACCCTCCTAGAATAGACTTGTTTGAACTTTGTGTACGGGTAAAACGGAGTGGAAAATTGTTGCTATTGCGTTGTTATTGGCTATGGAAAGTACTTAGGGTATGCGCTATTTCACAAGGAAATCCAGGTATTTTCAAACCCCACCTAAATTTCCATTCCTTTCCACAATTTCCACATGTGGAACATGTGGAAGGGGTTCCGTGGCGTGGATGTGGAAAAGCTGAAGCCTACGTGGAATGGAATGGAATGGATATGGATCCACATTATGGATCCATATGTGGATTTCGTGGTATGGATTTGGACCCTGGGAGGAAGACTCCACTGAAAGGGAAGAGGCGCAACACGATGCCGACCACACGGCTGCGCAACTTGAGAAAACCGGTAGTGATCATTCGAGCAACGCTGGGTGAATTCGAGGTCCTGAGCAAGGTCCGGGGTATGGACAAAGAACCCAGAGGAACAACCAAAACATGGAAGAGGAGCACTACGACTTCATTCCACTAAACGGAAATCACGACATTGAAGAAAAATGGTTTAAAGTTGGACTAAAGCATCGACAAAGGTCGTTAAGAGAGCATGGCATTGTAACATTAATATGGGATGGATATCGGAAGGTAACAGGACATTAGCATGTGATACTAGAGTGCCTTAGAGTCTGAATGGGTATGGTAGCTACTAGACACCTTGGAGTGAGTTTTAGTGTATATTTTTATTTGTTTCCTCTGCAATATCTATAGATGTTTTTTTTTACTCTGGTCGCTGCCTACCCTTGTTATTGATATCCATACGAATGACCGATGCTACTCTGCTGAAGCCGGCTATCCAAGCCATGGGAAGACTGTTGAATTGTGTTAATAGAATTGATGCTAGCAAATAGTGGTGTGTGGTAGCAGTAGAGGTAAGAAAATAGGACAAAGAGCCGACCATAGCAGTTCTGTGTTATATGAAACTGGAATCCTGCTATGATAGACGGCGCTGGCATGTACGTTGCTGGCTGGGTAATTGGTATTATGGCTGGCATGAGGACGAAGTATGGTATGCTAATATGGTCCGCAATGTTAACGTACCATACAAAGCCGTGCTAACATGACGGGTACTTGAATGTTAGAGACCATGTTAACATTTGTGGCTGCACTAGCATTATTGGTTGCGCTAACATGGGTGACTGTGCTAACATGAGGTGTATGATAACACTGGATACCATGGTAACATGATATGCTCAGACGCTATGCGGACATTTAATGCCGTTTTGATCCGAAATGTTAGATTAAATTAGGGCATATGTTTACATAGAATGCGGTGCTTCAATCGGTTAGACAATAAGGCAGATCTATGCTAGCGTTGAGATGGTGTAATTCCTCAAGAGCTAACATCGTCCATGTTAATATAGCCCCAGTAGCTAACATCAGCATGCTAACATAGTTTTAGTATAGTAATGCTGCTACGATATGGCAATGATGCGACAAGCAAAACAAAATATCTGTAAATAATATAGTCACCTATTGCGTGGACATGCAGTGACTGCAGATTACCTACCTGTGAGAATCTGAGTCGCTTTGCGCAGGGCGTGGCGACCTGGATCTTCCTATGGTTCTTTGTTCGGCCTATGTTAACCCCACAACAGGTAACACAGTGTTTTAGCAGGCAGAGAGAAAACAATGCATGGTTATGAAattcaaaaaaaaaaaaaaaggtaaaaaaaaaaaaaggcgCATCTCCAATCCCATGATTTGTCACGTATCATTAGTGCCTTGCTCCCGGGTAACTCTGCGAGTTCATAAATGTCTGATGTCCGCAGCCGTTCTTCAAAAATTACCAGAACTTGACATCTCAAATGCTGAGCAATTTTCAGCAAATTTCTAATCGAATCATAAGCGCTCCCGATTTAGGTTTTCCAACCTCCAGTATTTTGTCTGCATCCACGTCTCTCCAAGCCTgaaaacctttttttttccaGCGTCAGTAAAGATGTACTCAAAAGGCTACCCGTCGACTTGATGCCATACCCAAAAACCCTTGAGAACGCCATCGGTAACGTCATGGGACCAAACGCAAGTTTAATCGTAGAAGAAAGCCTTCATAAAATTGATCCAGCCCCCCCCAAACAACAAGGAAACCAACCAGCGATAGATGCGACACAGCGTTTACACCATTAAGACCGAGACAGAGATCGACCTGGTAAGCTATCGCACATTATGCCCCAAGAGACGGTAAAAACATACTAATTGCTACTAACATAGAAGGGTATCTTGATGAAGGCCCGAGCATATGCATCATAAAGTCGAAACTAGGGAGATTTGATGTGTACTGGATGAGGTCGCGTTTGGTTTAGagtaattaacttaattCGTGGCGGAGAATGATTTGCTCGTCAACTATTTCGGCCGTATTGTCTTTTTCCTGGCGATTTGGACTACATCATGAGTCATACTGTGTAGCAAAGTGTATCAGCCGCACCGTTGTTGACGGAGATGCCGGTGCCGACGCGAAACGTCTGCAGTCATTTGAGCCGTTACGCGCTGCGCGTCTGATGTGGAATGCATCCAAGGTAAAGCGCGTTCAGAACACAAGTGGGGGAAGGCAATGGATCACTTACCCCAAGATCAAGACCCCGCCCGCATCATTTCACATCAATCCCTCATCAGCCTGGTGTCGCCCCCATATCACCCTTACAGCAATGTGATCCTTGCAGAAGTAGAGAATAAAGGGTTTACAAGCACAAGGTCGCGTAAAAGCTTTGTTCCCAAACTTGGACTCTCGCCAGCGTCTTCCGCCCCCAGACATTGCTAACTATGGCCCAGGGGTACCGAGACTGTCAGCCCCCACCACCATAACGCTTGCTCCACATTTGTCGGAACTACCCTACTGCCGTTCACCATGACCTCTCAAGCTTGATACTTGCTGCTTTGCCAGTCTTTCAACAGAAATGTTCTTCTATGTGTGTTTGAAATGAGTTGTCTCCAGCGGCTTGAGGACTCCCTGGCCTGTTCTACACGTTACTGTAGCCCAGGTCTTGAGCGTTACTTGAAGAAGATTGGCGAGAATGCACGCACCACATCCCTTGGTGACCTACCATTTTGTGTCACTTTTATTTTCCATTTTTCATACCGTCGCCACTTCCTTCTCTAACTCAGTTTTGGTCTCCCAACCGCCTTCGGCTTCAAAGATTTTACCGACCGCCTTGCCGACCTCCAAGAGGTGACGGTCGCGATATCGCGGTGCGACGAGAGACAGGCCAACAGGCATGTCATGTTCACCCTCGAAGCCCGGTACATTCAAGACCGGGGTATGAAGGCCTCGCGGCGGCCAAGTTGTCGCTAGCCATCAGCTGCGTCTTGCGAGTGAAATTATCCGAGTTCTCGACATGCTCGATCAAGACTTGGCCGATTTGGTCTTTTCCAACTCTGTATTCAGGTAGGGATGAAGTACGGCCCTCGGTGTGAAGCCCAATGCGATACCACTCTGGCACATCATCGAATACCGaaggaagctcaagctcatgTACTTCTGCACCATGGGATCTGAGAAGATCTGCAGCGCGGGCGAGAGCGTCTTGTGTTCCAGGACCAGCAATGGGCCAGATGCTCGTCTTGCAAATCGCGAAACGTGCGCCTTCGATGCCTTGGAAAGCATGCTCTTCATCCTTGTCATCCTGGAGCCCGAAGATGTCGGCCAGAAGGACGAGGTCGCCAACACACCGCCCATACCATCCAAGAGTGTCGTACATCAGAGCGTATATTTTCCGACCCTCGCGAGAGACGGGGTTCCACGTTGGTTTGAAACCGTATATCCCATTGAACGAAGCTGGGCGAATCAAGGACCCGCCTGTTTGTATGCCAAGGGCCATAGAGATCTGGAAATCAGCGATAGCAGCGCCAGACCCGCTGGATGATCCACCCGGCGTTCGTAGGAGGTCATGGGGTTACGAGTCTTGGGGCCGACATGGATGGCAGCGAATTCGGTGGTAGTTGTTTTGCCTAGTCTGTTAGTTGCAAGTGTGCAAGGCGTATATAGAACATACCGAAGATGAGGGCACCAGCATGACGAAGGATTCGTACAGAAGCAGCATCTGTCTTGGGGAAATGTCCATCATAAAGTGGCGAGTTAAACTGAGTAGGCGTGTCTATACAATAATAAGCTCCCATCTTAGTGTCGGATATAACCTGGTCAACTTACCTTTCGTGTAAATGACATCCTTCACAGCGATTGGAAGTCCATGAAGAGGCCCTCTATTCTTCTTGGGGGTCTCATCTAGGAGTCTTGCTTCCTGTATGACCCTCTTTTCGTCCAGATACGCCCAAGCTTTGACGACTTCGTCGCGAGCCTTGATCCTCTCCAGTAAAGACTCAGCATACTCTTGAACTGACATCTTATCAGCCTGGATCTTCCCAAGAGCTACAGAAGCCGTGAGTCTCCATGGCTCGACACGACCGCTTAGAGAAGGGATTGCTTCATTGTATGACCACAGCCAAATTACAGGGCCTGCTACAGCCAGGAAGACGGCCAGGACCCAAAAAATATGCGGCATCTGGTAGCTCACAATGGTGGCTTTTCTCTACTTGTCAACTTCAATCTTCGGGAAGGGATCACCAGTCGAGGGACGTTACAGTTTCTTGCGGTCTCTTGATGGGACTCTGCGTTGGACCTAAAAACATGCAAAATTGGGCTTTCTCAGTGGTTGCGGAGATCAAGCTGAGGACTCAGGCATACGAGACAGAGACAGTTTGGGGAACTGATCCTTTCTTATTTAGGCATTGAGTCGTTGGCTAGAGTGGGGGTGCATCCCAGTTCAACTCTGCTGAAACACATTGAACCATGTTGTGCAGTACTAGAAGCCACTTTCTAATCAAATCTATTGGGAAACAAACGATGCACGCCGTTTCCAGAATGGCCTAGGTGATTTTGTAATGGTGGCACAGTATGTCTAGCAAAAGTTCCATCGAAACCTGAGTGCATCCGACGCTCTAATGAGCCAGATAAACTTGGATTCCAAGGtggaaaaagcaaaaaagcTCAAATGTCATTGGATGTACGTGCTTATCCC
This genomic interval from Fusarium oxysporum f. sp. lycopersici 4287 chromosome 3, whole genome shotgun sequence contains the following:
- a CDS encoding amidase produces the protein MPHIFWVLAVFLAVAGPVIWLWSYNEAIPSLSGRVEPWRLTASVALGKIQADKMSVQEYAESLLERIKARDEVVKAWAYLDEKRVIQEARLLDETPKKNRGPLHGLPIAVKDVIYTKDTPTQFNSPLYDGHFPKTDAASVRILRHAGALIFGKTTTTEFAAIHVGPKTRNPMTSYERRISMALGIQTGGSLIRPASFNGIYGFKPTWNPVSREGRKIYALMYDTLGWYGRCVGDLVLLADIFGLQDDKDEEHAFQGIEGARFAICKTSIWPIAGPGTQDALARAADLLRSHGAEVHELELPSVFDDVPEWYRIGLHTEGRTSSLPEYRVGKDQIGQVLIEHVENSDNFTRKTQLMASDNLAAARPSYPGLECTGLRG